One Nocardioidaceae bacterium SCSIO 66511 genomic window carries:
- a CDS encoding AzlC family ABC transporter permease: MRSIWRTIDERLGRQLARDIALVLVADGLVGVSFGAIAVSDGFPLWVPIALSVVVFGGASQFMFIGLIAAGGALVPAVLAGLVVNARHLPFGFAVADVLGSTLPRRALGSHLMIDESVAFSLAQRDPARRRAAYWICGAGLFVCWNVGVVIGGVAGTVITDTDAFGLDAAFPAVLLALILPSLRDRRTLTAAVVGVAIALVTTPFVPAGLPVLLALAGVAICRPKATEEVTVQ; the protein is encoded by the coding sequence ATGCGTTCGATATGGCGAACGATCGACGAGCGCCTCGGCCGGCAGCTCGCTCGCGACATCGCCCTGGTCCTGGTCGCCGACGGCCTCGTCGGCGTCTCCTTCGGCGCGATCGCGGTGAGTGACGGATTCCCGCTCTGGGTTCCGATAGCCCTGTCCGTCGTCGTCTTCGGGGGCGCGTCGCAGTTCATGTTCATCGGTCTCATCGCTGCCGGCGGTGCGCTGGTACCGGCCGTGCTCGCCGGGCTCGTCGTCAACGCCCGCCACCTCCCGTTCGGGTTCGCAGTCGCCGACGTCCTCGGCAGTACGCTCCCGCGCCGGGCGCTCGGCAGCCATCTGATGATCGACGAATCCGTCGCGTTCTCGCTCGCGCAGCGTGATCCGGCGCGTCGCCGGGCCGCGTACTGGATCTGTGGTGCAGGCCTGTTCGTGTGCTGGAACGTCGGAGTGGTCATCGGCGGGGTCGCCGGCACCGTGATCACCGACACCGATGCCTTCGGCCTCGACGCGGCCTTCCCGGCCGTACTCCTCGCTCTCATCCTGCCCTCGCTGCGCGATCGGCGTACGTTGACCGCTGCCGTCGTCGGGGTCGCGATCGCACTCGTCACGACCCCGTTCGTACCCGCTGGGCTCCCGGTGCTGCTGGCGCTGGCCGGTGTCGCGATCTGCAGACCCAAGGCGACCGAGGAGGTGACCGTGCAATGA
- a CDS encoding XRE family transcriptional regulator codes for MTTADRTGAPLELIASALRRERERSGLSLTEVARRAGIAKSTLSQLESANGNPSIETLWALGVALNVQFSQLVDPVAPQVRVVRAGEGTTIRSDVADYAGTLLSTSPPGSQRDLYVLSMEPGSRRDAEPHLAGSVEHIVVAAGRVVTGPQTSPIELAAGDYATFPGDVPHFYEALEPGTWVVHVMESR; via the coding sequence ATGACCACAGCCGACCGCACCGGCGCACCGCTCGAGCTGATCGCCTCGGCCTTACGCCGCGAGCGAGAGCGTTCCGGCCTGTCGCTCACCGAGGTTGCACGGCGCGCAGGCATCGCGAAGTCCACGTTGTCGCAGCTGGAATCCGCCAACGGCAACCCGAGCATCGAGACCCTCTGGGCCCTCGGCGTGGCGCTGAACGTCCAGTTCTCCCAGCTCGTCGACCCGGTGGCCCCCCAGGTGCGGGTGGTACGCGCCGGGGAGGGTACGACGATCCGCTCCGACGTCGCCGACTATGCGGGCACCCTACTGTCGACATCGCCGCCGGGATCGCAGCGCGATCTCTATGTCCTGAGCATGGAGCCCGGCTCCCGCCGCGACGCCGAGCCCCACCTCGCAGGCTCCGTCGAGCACATCGTCGTCGCCGCCGGCCGCGTAGTCACCGGACCGCAGACCAGCCCGATCGAGTTGGCCGCGGGCGACTACGCAACGTTCCCGGGCGACGTACCCCATTTCTACGAGGCACTCGAGCCCGGTACGTGGGTCGTGCACGTGATGGAGTCCCGCTAG
- a CDS encoding DUF3710 domain-containing protein, protein MILRRKSKSDPVGEEAQTDSEATPTGQEATPAESGAARTEGPWDVDEVTIDADDGAYVDLGGLIVKGREGLEVQIPSDPKSGNPAAVVFVNKEAALELRAFAAKRSGGLWEDVRSDIAGEAARLKGECEVVDGRHGPELHLQVPAKTPEGADAVQPSRIVGVEGPRWFLRGTFYGKAAVQPDDDGPLESAFRDVVVRRGDGPMAPRDALPIVIPENATPKED, encoded by the coding sequence GTGATCCTGCGTCGCAAGAGCAAATCCGACCCGGTTGGGGAGGAGGCGCAGACCGACTCGGAGGCTACGCCGACCGGCCAGGAGGCTACGCCGGCCGAGTCCGGCGCGGCGCGTACCGAAGGCCCATGGGATGTCGACGAGGTGACGATCGACGCCGACGACGGCGCGTACGTCGATCTCGGTGGCTTGATCGTCAAGGGTCGTGAGGGTCTCGAGGTACAGATCCCGTCCGATCCGAAGTCGGGCAATCCGGCCGCGGTCGTGTTCGTGAACAAGGAGGCCGCACTGGAGCTGCGCGCGTTCGCCGCGAAGCGCTCCGGCGGCCTCTGGGAAGACGTACGCTCCGACATCGCCGGAGAGGCCGCCCGGTTGAAGGGTGAGTGCGAGGTCGTCGACGGTCGGCACGGTCCGGAGCTGCACCTACAGGTTCCGGCGAAGACGCCCGAGGGCGCCGATGCCGTGCAGCCGAGCCGGATCGTCGGTGTCGAGGGCCCGCGGTGGTTCCTGCGGGGCACGTTCTATGGCAAGGCCGCGGTCCAGCCCGACGACGACGGCCCGCTGGAGAGCGCGTTCCGGGACGTCGTCGTACGTCGCGGCGACGGGCCGATGGCACCGCGCGACGCGCTGCCGATCGTCATCCCCGAGAACGCCACCCCCAAAGAAGACTGA
- the dut gene encoding dUTP diphosphatase, translating to MEVAIQRVDQGVPLPSYAHDGDAGADLVTTVDTVIAPGERALVPTGIALALPPGYAGFVHPRSGLAARRGLSIVNAPGTIDAGYRGEVKVSLINLDPAEPIALERGDRIAQLVIQRVERARFVEVAALPDTVRGAGGYGSTGGANALTSPSISPMNEEESR from the coding sequence GTGGAAGTCGCGATCCAGCGAGTAGACCAGGGCGTACCCCTGCCGTCGTACGCACACGACGGCGACGCCGGCGCCGACCTCGTGACCACCGTCGACACGGTGATCGCACCGGGCGAACGCGCACTGGTGCCGACCGGGATCGCGCTGGCGCTGCCACCCGGGTATGCCGGGTTCGTCCATCCGCGGTCCGGTCTTGCCGCCCGTCGCGGTCTTTCGATCGTGAACGCACCGGGCACCATCGACGCGGGCTACCGTGGAGAGGTCAAGGTTTCGCTGATCAACCTCGATCCGGCCGAGCCGATTGCGCTCGAGCGAGGGGACCGCATCGCACAACTGGTCATCCAGCGTGTCGAGCGGGCCCGGTTCGTGGAGGTCGCGGCGCTCCCCGACACGGTTCGCGGCGCGGGTGGCTACGGTTCGACCGGTGGCGCGAACGCGTTGACAAGTCCGTCCATATCGCCGATGAACGAGGAGGAATCCCGGTGA